In Chelmon rostratus isolate fCheRos1 chromosome 4, fCheRos1.pri, whole genome shotgun sequence, a genomic segment contains:
- the tbxa2r gene encoding thromboxane A2 receptor isoform X1: MNSSVLPHANHTPLCYSINSPPFKYNHTIASAYFSSIFSTLGLTSNLIAFIVLLKSFRRTHSRSRSFFLVFLGGLVVTDFLGLLVTGSIVISFHVTHFNWRQLDPDCHFCNFMGMSMVFYGLCPLLLGAAMAIERFIGINRPFARSASMPKTRTVSMVLMVWLVAGSIALLPLTGIGSYHMQMPGSWCFFNISSEGNDLAFSLLFSLVGLMCIAVSFLLNTVSVVTLIKVCCGQDRTQRRRDHEVEMMVQLILINVIASICWCPLLVFTAQTVLSGGPLQVRYLLLWLRFATLNQILDPWVYILFRRSVLRRIYPSLNWSRGSIMTLYPSFSGTIRRFTRSSLGSTMGPDETEETGKSNVTATSSLKPPPPSL, from the exons ATGAATTCCTCTGTGCTTCCACACGCCAACCACACCCCACTCTGCTACTCCATCAACAGCCCTCCATTTAAGTACAACCACACCATCGCCTCGGCCTACTTCTCATCCATCTTCAGCACTTTGGGTCTCACCTCCAATCTCATCGCCTTCATCGTTCTCCTCAAGTCCTTCCGGCGGACACATAGCCGCTCACGCTCCTTCTTCCTGGTCTTCCTGGGCGGCCTGGTGGTCACTGACTTCTTGGGTCTTCTGGTCACGGGCTCCATTGTGATCTCCTTCCATGTTACACACTTTAACTGGCGGCAGTTAGATCCGGACTGCCACTTCTGCAACTTCATGGGCATGTCCATGGTTTTCTATGGACTGTGCCCACTGCTGCTCGGTGCCGCCATGGCCATAGAGCGCTTCATTGGGATCAACCGTCCATTTGCACGTTCGGCCAGCATGCCCAAGACCCGCACTgtctccatggtgctgatggTTTGGTTGGTCGCCGGCTCCATCGCTCTGCTGCCCCTAACAGGCATTGGGAGCTACCACATGCAGATGCCCGGCTCCTGGTGTTTCTTCAACATCAGCTCTGAGGGGAATGACCTGGCCTTTTCCCTGCTCTTCTCCCTGGTCGGGCTGATGTGTATCGCTGTGTCATTTTTGCTGAACACGGTGAGCGTCGTGACCCTGATCAAGGTGTGCTGCGGACAAGACAGGACCCAGCGCCGTCGAGATCACGAAGTGGAGATGATGGTTCAGCTCATCCTCATCAATGTCATCGCTTCTATCTGCTGGTGCCCCCTCCTG GTCTTCACTGCACAAACTGTGCTGTCCGGAGGTCCTCTCCAGGTCAGATACCTGCTACTGTGGCTACGCTTTGCCACCTTGAACCAGATCCTGGATCCGTGGGTATACATCCTGTTTCGCAGGTCAGTTCTTCGGAGAATCTACCCCAGCCTCAACTGGTCTCGGGGCTCCATCATGACCCTGTACCCGTCTTTCAGCGGCACCATTCGCAGGTTCACGCGCTCCTCGCTTGGGAGCACCATGGGCCCAGATGAAACAGAAGAGACAGGGAAATCAAATGTAACGGCTACGTCTTCACTGAAgcccccacctccttctctgtGA
- the tbxa2r gene encoding thromboxane A2 receptor isoform X2, with the protein MNSSVLPHANHTPLCYSINSPPFKYNHTIASAYFSSIFSTLGLTSNLIAFIVLLKSFRRTHSRSRSFFLVFLGGLVVTDFLGLLVTGSIVISFHVTHFNWRQLDPDCHFCNFMGMSMVFYGLCPLLLGAAMAIERFIGINRPFARSASMPKTRTVSMVLMVWLVAGSIALLPLTGIGSYHMQMPGSWCFFNISSEGNDLAFSLLFSLVGLMCIAVSFLLNTVSVVTLIKVCCGQDRTQRRRDHEVEMMVQLILINVIASICWCPLLIYILMSVVTPDPVRDEIVLFGIRMATCNQIFDPWIYIMFQGSRLRSSLHKLCCPEVLSRSDTCYCGYALPP; encoded by the exons ATGAATTCCTCTGTGCTTCCACACGCCAACCACACCCCACTCTGCTACTCCATCAACAGCCCTCCATTTAAGTACAACCACACCATCGCCTCGGCCTACTTCTCATCCATCTTCAGCACTTTGGGTCTCACCTCCAATCTCATCGCCTTCATCGTTCTCCTCAAGTCCTTCCGGCGGACACATAGCCGCTCACGCTCCTTCTTCCTGGTCTTCCTGGGCGGCCTGGTGGTCACTGACTTCTTGGGTCTTCTGGTCACGGGCTCCATTGTGATCTCCTTCCATGTTACACACTTTAACTGGCGGCAGTTAGATCCGGACTGCCACTTCTGCAACTTCATGGGCATGTCCATGGTTTTCTATGGACTGTGCCCACTGCTGCTCGGTGCCGCCATGGCCATAGAGCGCTTCATTGGGATCAACCGTCCATTTGCACGTTCGGCCAGCATGCCCAAGACCCGCACTgtctccatggtgctgatggTTTGGTTGGTCGCCGGCTCCATCGCTCTGCTGCCCCTAACAGGCATTGGGAGCTACCACATGCAGATGCCCGGCTCCTGGTGTTTCTTCAACATCAGCTCTGAGGGGAATGACCTGGCCTTTTCCCTGCTCTTCTCCCTGGTCGGGCTGATGTGTATCGCTGTGTCATTTTTGCTGAACACGGTGAGCGTCGTGACCCTGATCAAGGTGTGCTGCGGACAAGACAGGACCCAGCGCCGTCGAGATCACGAAGTGGAGATGATGGTTCAGCTCATCCTCATCAATGTCATCGCTTCTATCTGCTGGTGCCCCCTCCTG ATATATATTCTGATGAGCGTGGTGACTCCTGATCCTGTAAGAGATGAAATTGTTTTGTTCGGCATACGAATGGCCACCTGCAATCAGATATTTGACCCCTGGATATACATCATGTTTCAAGGGTCCCGACTAAG GTCTTCACTGCACAAACTGTGCTGTCCGGAGGTCCTCTCCAGGTCAGATACCTGCTACTGTGGCTACGCTTTGCCACCTTGA
- the gipc3 gene encoding PDZ domain-containing protein GIPC3, producing MQNGEAMSPQDSKAAGAEAMEEQKVQSQSQNQGCVEPTAPPLPPPSPPPPGPPEYPRPRLIFHTQLAHGSPTGRIHGFTNVKELYAKIAEVFNISPSEILFCTLNSHKVDMQKLLGGQIGLEDFIFAHVRGETKEVEVTKTEDALGLTITDNGAGYAFIKRIKEGSTIDRLKTVCVGDHIEAINDQSIVGCRHYEVAKMLKEQPRGIPFTLRLVGPKKAFDMIGMRTRAPKSNEGKMVNGRETLRLRSKGAATVQEVQNEFEERATKKVDDLLESYMGIRDLELATTIVEAGKDKKNPDDFAEALDSVLGDFAFPDVFLFDVWGAIGDVKNGRI from the exons ATGCAGAACGGGGAGGCTATGAGCCCGCAGGACTCCAAGGCAGCAGGGGCTGAGGCCATGGAGGAGCAGAAGGtccagagccagagccagaATCAGGGGTGTGTGGAGCCCACAGCGCCTCCGCTGCCTCCTCCTTCGCCGCCACCACCGGGGCCACCAGAATACCCGAGGCCTAGGCTCATCTTCCACACCCAGCTGGCTCACGGGAGTCCCACAGGCCGCATCCATGGATTCACCAACGTTAAGGAGCTGTATGCCAAGATCGCTGAAGTGTTCAACATCTCCCCCTCAGAG ATCCTGTTCTGCACCCTCAACTCTCATAAAGTGGACATGCAGAAACTACTGGGGGGGCAGATCGGACTGGAAGACTTCATCTTCGCTCACGTCAGAGGGGAGACCaaggaggtggaggtgacaAAGACGGAAGACGCCCTGGGCCTGACTATCACAGACAACGGAGCTGGATATGCTTTCATCAAG AGGATAAAGGAAGGCAGCACCATAGACCGGCTGAAGACGGTGTGTGTTGGTGACCACATCGAGGCCATCAATGACCAGAGCATTGTGGGGTGTCGACACTACGAGGTGGCTAAGATGCTAAAAGAGCAACCGAGAGGCATACCCTTCACTCTCCGCCTGGTGGGGCCCAAGAAGGCCTTTG acaTGATTGGAATGAGGACCAGAGCGCCAAAGTCCAATGAGGGTAAGATGGTGAACGGGAGGGAGACGCTGCGTCTTCGCTCCAAGGGTGCTGCTACAGTTCAGGAAGTG CAGAATGAGTTTGAAGAACGGGCCACCAAGAAGGTGGACGACCTGCTGGAGAGCTACATGGGCATCAGGGACCTGGAGCTGG CGACCACCATCGTGGAAGcaggcaaagacaagaagaaCCCCGATGACTTCGCAGAAGCCTTGGACTCAGTTCTGGGAGATTTTGCTTtccctgatgtgtttttgtttgatgtaTGGGGAGCTATTGGAGACGTCAAGAACGGCAGAATTTAG